Within Homo sapiens chromosome 2, GRCh38.p14 Primary Assembly, the genomic segment GAAGTGCTTCTGAAAGTTGGTCTGGAATTAGACCCCAAAGATCCTGACTAATATTGCCCCCCACTTGGGCTTAGCGTCCTTTGTTTTAActggcttatttttaaagtaaattagtTGTTCAGCATgttgctaaaacaaaacaaaaaaaaattctaaaaatgaattaaatcacTTTCATCCACTTCATCCCACAACTTTTGGATACACTGTGCATCATTTCCAGATTTCTCCACAAAGAAGGAGGGACAACCCAAATGAGGCACAATGACTGAAGGCAGCAGAGCAGTCTGTCTACTTTCTGGGAAGACATATGAAATGAGGGAAAAGGTCAAGGTGATCAGAAAAGGTTCTCTCATTTGAAAAACAGGAGAGGAATTGGCATTCAGTCAAGGGATCTATTTCAAGATTCTAGGAAGAGGCTTCTTCCTAGAAGAATAAATAGAGGAATAAAATAGGCACAAAGTTCTGTAGCTATTTGTACGAGGTTTTGTAGAATCCACTGAAATTTTAATTCAGAGGATAAATTGGGTAAGAGCAGtgcattttaataaatgtgaagTTTTTGAGAGTCCTTACAACTTTAATACTAGGTTTCTTCCCACCAGTAAAGTGTTTAAATTCCCCCTGGGAACTATGCATTTGTCTATTTAACATCCATGAAGTAAAAATTGTCCTAGGcttaaattttacttttccaaCTTTGGTATAAGTGAATTACAAATGCCTACACTCAAGTTGTTTTCCTAGACAGGATTTTCTCAAATGTTAATTGCTCTGGCCATTTTAGCTTCCTAAATTTAGTCCCCAATCCTGGTCATTGGTATTTTGCTGGCTGAGGCACTGTCACCCCCCTTCCCCAGTAATGGCCCCACACTCTTCATGAATGAATGCTTAAACAGATTAGGAAAGCAAACAGAATTTTCTAATAGCAAAGAAACCTCTGTGTGTATGTTCATCAATATAAGCGTTCATAATGAATGAAGGAATAGTTAAACAGATTAGTAAAGCAAACCAAATTCTCTAAttgcaaagtgtgtgtgtgtgtgatcatcAATATACAGGCTTtctcagaagaggaagaaaactaTAGAGGTAGCACTATACtgatctatattttaaaaggttgtGCAAGCATGTTATGCATCTCTTTTGTTTTCAGAGACGGCAGAGAGCAACGTCTTGCTGCTCTTGGAATATCTGGCTATAAACTAGTCCAAAGTCCAGGAACACTTATTTTCCCTTATTTGGGCCAATGTTTGTTCACAGGTAGCCAGCCTCCCTCCCCCAGTTCAAGCACTTCATTCAAGGGTGGGTGTGGTTTCTAATCACAGCTCTCCAGGAGAGGAggaataagaaaagcaaaaaggctGTTTAACATGAtaaagggggaggggggaggggggagggggtggagcaAATAAGTGTTGGAAATTTACTTATTAGAAGTATATCCATTTCAGTCCTTACATTTAAAAAGGAGCCCCCTTTAGCAACTGTCGCTAAGTATTGTCCAGAGGGAGTGGGTTTATACTTTTACCAAAATTATAACAcaagttccttaaaaaaaaaaaaaaaaaaaaaaaaaggggatcACTGAAGCTTAAGAACCACCCACTACCTCTCAGGCACAAAGCTGCCATCTCACCAGCCTAAAATTCAAGCTCCACCAATCACCATCGCTTAGGCTCTCACTACTGCAAATATTTATGCCAGATCCTCTATAATGCTACCTCTAACTTATTCAAGACACAACGATGGTGCTGTTAGGAGTGAGAATTATTACAAGCACTACAGAAAAGAAACTGAACCTCCCTCTATAAACAAAGCTAAGGCTGAACACAAAACCGCTAAGCACTCCCTAACCTTGTCACTTTGGGGAGGCCCTGAGCTCATTATGCTCCCCTCCTAGGTATGACCTGGGGCTATAAACTGCAGCTCACCTTAAAGAATCATGGACACTTTAAGCAGTGGAAGGAGAAGCTGGCTGAAAAAGCACACCCAACAACTTCCCAGTCACAGCAACCGAAACGTTCactgttcacatttttttttaaagacacacgtataggaaatatattttcccaaTTGAGACCACACAGTTCAAAGAAACCTGAACCAAGTGGAACTTCATTACAACGCCAACCTTAGGATTGTAAAGCCCCCAAAGCAAAGGTAAATTGTTGCCAAAATGCAACAAAgttacaaattaagaaaaatacatataaattaaaaagaggGTTCCCATAAAGAAGGCAGTAAGAAACGCAAAATAGAATACACGTGAGCTGGGCCCCTTGGAGAAGACCTGGGACAGGTTCTTCCTCGAAAAcgcccctcttccctctctccaagTCGCCGCGGGAGGGGGCAACAGCACCATGAAGGTAAACGGAAGTGACCTTGGCAAAACTACCAAACAAAACGCCCCCCTCCCCTCAGCTCTCCGGCCGAGTCCCTCGGCGGCAGCCTCCTACACGTGCGACAGGGACACCTGCTTGTGGTAGGTGGCGGCGGGGCCCGGCGGCCCGGTCCTGCCTGTGAGCGCGGCGCTCGCCTCGGGGTAGTCCCCTGCGGCCATGGCGCCCCCGCTCTTGTGGCCGCGCCGCGGGCGGCAGCAGCAGCGGCTGGTGAAACGCCGCCACGACTCCACCGTCTTGCCCGACCAGATCCAGACGCCCGACGTGATGCCCACCACCAGGCACATGAAGTACTTGAGCATGAGCACCCAGTACTCGGGCTTGGCGCGCGGCTGGCCGGTGTCGTGGCCCGGGCAGGCGCAGGTGAGCGCCGCCTCCCAGCTCTCGCGGTAGTGCTGCTCGTACAGGTAGCAGGCCACCACAATGCTGGCGGGGACCGTGTAGAGCAGCGTGAAGATGCCGATGCGGATCATGAGCTTCTCCAGCTTGTCCGTCTTGGTGCCGCCCTGCTTGATGACGCTGCGGATGCGGAAGAGCGACACGAAGCCCGCCAGCAGGAAGAGCGTGCCCACCAGCAGGTAGAGCACCAGCGGGCCCAGCACGAAGCCGCGCAGCGAGTTCAGGTTCTGGTTGCCCACGTAGCAGATGCCGGCCACTGGGTCCCCGTCCACGGAGCTCAGCGCCAGTGCCGTGATGGACTTGACGCTGGGGATGAGCCACGCAGCCAGGTGGAAGTACTGCGCGTAGCCCGCGATGGCCTCGTTGCCCCACTTCATGCCGGCGGCCAGGAACCAGGTGAGCGACAGGATGACCCACCAGATGGAGCTGGCCATGCCGAAGAAGTAGACCAGGAGGAAGACGATGGTGCACAGTGCAGGGCCCGTGGTCTCGTAGTGGATGTGGTTGTGCTCGCGGCTGCAGGCCACGCTGGCATGGCCCACGACCAGACGCACCAGGAAGCCCAGCGACACGCACAGGTAGCAGGCTGACAGGAAGATGATGGGGCGCTCAGGATAGCGGAAGCGTTCCATGTCGATGAGGAAGGTGGCCACTGTGGTGGACGTGGAGATGAAGCACAGCACCGACCACAGGCCTATCCAGAAGGTGGCGAACGTGCGCTCGTCGGCACTGAAGGACGGCTGGTAGCAGGGTACCGCGCAGTTGGGCACCTGGCCCGTCCGCACCTTGTTGTAGAGCGGGTGTGACTCCTTCAGAATGGGCACGAAGGGCTCGCGACACTTGCACACGAACGGGCCCCCAGCGGGGCATTCGCCCCCCGAGGCCGGCGCCCCTGGCGGGCCTGGAAGGGTGGGCTTGGCTGGGAAAGGCCTGGGGGGCGCCGTGGTGGCCTCGCTGCGGTTGTAATCCATGCAGAGGACCTCGGCGTCGCGGCCCAGCACCGGGAGGCGGTCGCAGCTCATGCGCTCGGGCCAGGCGAAGCCGTACTGGCGCATCAGCGGCGAGCAGCCGGCCTTGGCGCGCTCGCACACCGAGCGGCAGGGCGGCAGCGGCTTGTGGTAGTCGGGCAGACAGATGGGCGTGTACATAGAGCATAGGAAGAAGCGCAGGTCCGGCGAGCATTGGATCTCCACCAGCGGCCAGAACTGGTGCACCTCCAGGCCCGCCTCGTCCTGCGTGTCGTGGTTGAACTGGTTGGGCATGTGCGTCAGGTTGTAGCCGATGCCGCGGCACATGGGCACCGTGATTTCCTGGCACACCGGGGCCTTGGACGCGGCGGCCGCCCGGCCCACCAGCTGCGCTAGGAGCAGCAGCAACAGCGAGGGCGGCGCGGATGGGTCAGGCCGAGCCAtcgccccctccctcccctcgcCTCCAGCAGCCCGCGAGGGACGCACACAGGCAGAGGAATCCGGGCCGGGGCTTCTCCCTCCGGCGTCTCGTGTGTGGCGCCGGGGCTGGCAACCTGTTGGTtgctttttcctttaaagaaaaccGTCCAAAGATAAACTGCTTCGGGAAGGCGCTGCCTCCGCTGGCAGCGCTCCGCTCCTCGCCGGATAGGGCTGGGGAGAGACGGTTAGGGCTCGGATTCCAGGGAAAGgactctttaaaaaagaagggGGAGAAGAAAGATTGCAACCACTCCCTGTTGGAGAGGCGTCAACAGTTCGGTCCCCGCGAGCTGTCTCCAAATCTCTTAAGTTaacccctttcctttcctccccgcTCCGCCTCCTGTAACCAAACTACCGACTCCCCCACCCTCTCTTTCCAAGCTGGGCCCTTCAGGCAGTGCCCGGAGACCAGAACCCTCAGCTTCCCGGAAAAGGGCACAGGAAACGGGAGAAGaacagggagaaagggaaggttCTCACCTCCACGGATCCCGCCGAGAAGAGCAGACAGTCCCCAGCCAGCCTGGGTCCTCCGTCCCTGGGTCACTCCGCTGAGAAGCGCGACTCAGAGCCGGGCTGGCGCCCGGAAAGTTTAGCGACAGGCTGGGTACCCGTGGCAGCGGCACATGGCAGCAGGTGGGGGCGACTCAGAGTGGGGGGCGCCCCCAGAACAGGGGCGGCGCAGGCCGGTCACTCGCCCTCTCCTCCTCGGGAGCCCCCCGCATGATCCAGACGGAGCCGGGCAGGGGCAGGCCGTGCGTTCTCCCCGGGGCCGGGAGCCGGACGGAGGGCGAGCGCGCCTGGCAGCACCTGGGCGGGAGGAAGGCGGGAGGCGGGGGCCGTGGGACCCCGCCGCCTCACAGCACCGCGAGCAGCCGGCGCTGGCCAGGCCGGGACTGCATGGTGAGCGCCGGCCGCCGCGTCCCGCCCGCCGCTCGCCTCCTCCCCTGCAGGGGGCTCCGCGCTCCAGTGGACTCCTGGGGGCGGTGGCGACGCTCTCGGGACGTGCCCTGCTCGGCTCCTCCCCCGCGCTCTCGCACCCTTTCGCCCACCTCTGGCGAGCACGGAACCGCGCGCGGCGGCGACCACAGCGGACTCACGGCCGCAGGCTGGCTGCCCTCTCCCGCCCCGCCCGGGTCACCTGCTTCTAATGCCCGCCGGGAAGCCCCGCCCCGGCTCCGCCCCCTCAGGCCCGGGCGCGGTTGGTGGGCCGCCTCGCCAAGCTCTCCGCGCGTCCCCGCCCACTGCCCCGCGGGCTCGGCCTTTCCCCCGGCGCCCTCTGGCCCCGCCAGGAGCGGGCAGCCAAGGAGCGCTGACCAATCGCGGGCCTGGAGGAGATGGGGGCGGGGCGAATGCTAATCATGCCGCTCTGGGCA encodes:
- the FZD5 gene encoding frizzled-5 precursor: MARPDPSAPPSLLLLLLAQLVGRAAAASKAPVCQEITVPMCRGIGYNLTHMPNQFNHDTQDEAGLEVHQFWPLVEIQCSPDLRFFLCSMYTPICLPDYHKPLPPCRSVCERAKAGCSPLMRQYGFAWPERMSCDRLPVLGRDAEVLCMDYNRSEATTAPPRPFPAKPTLPGPPGAPASGGECPAGGPFVCKCREPFVPILKESHPLYNKVRTGQVPNCAVPCYQPSFSADERTFATFWIGLWSVLCFISTSTTVATFLIDMERFRYPERPIIFLSACYLCVSLGFLVRLVVGHASVACSREHNHIHYETTGPALCTIVFLLVYFFGMASSIWWVILSLTWFLAAGMKWGNEAIAGYAQYFHLAAWLIPSVKSITALALSSVDGDPVAGICYVGNQNLNSLRGFVLGPLVLYLLVGTLFLLAGFVSLFRIRSVIKQGGTKTDKLEKLMIRIGIFTLLYTVPASIVVACYLYEQHYRESWEAALTCACPGHDTGQPRAKPEYWVLMLKYFMCLVVGITSGVWIWSGKTVESWRRFTSRCCCRPRRGHKSGGAMAAGDYPEASAALTGRTGPPGPAATYHKQVSLSHV